One window from the genome of Jiangella alba encodes:
- the ggt gene encoding gamma-glutamyltransferase, which yields MIVAAQPEAVEAGAAMLEAGGNAVDAAIACAFVQTVVDPLMCGIAGFGSLAAYLPSRDFHGYYDFHAPAPRAARPDMWESLVEGEARDGFGFIVTGHVNEIGYESICAPASLRAFHTAHREHGTLPWREVMAPAIGYARDGWTVRPDVHAFWSDPGAFGHVANSDRASYTPAAAALYLRPDGSAKRIGDVVVNRDYADVLATIARHGPDPFYTGDLARAMVDDIAAGGGHLSLDDLAGVTVRRGEPLWTTYRAWSVATNRPPGGGVQLVQMLNVLENFDLTALGHNSPEYVRVVSEAMKKATADKDRHVGDPDFVDVPLDRLTSKGYARDAAARIGAGERFSVPRHQGPAEGPDTTHLSVIDADGNCVAMTHSLGLPSGVVSPGLGFMYNGCMSSFDPRPGRAASIAPGKARFSSVCPSMVFDEEGPMLVIGAPGGTQIAMGVLQATLNVLDFGVPVGEAVGLPRFSATSDVIDVVNRVPRAVQTALEERGYEVVRSPRSHAFGLVHGLARQDGRWRGGADPGGDGMALEVTSRPRSHVRRSEAQGLT from the coding sequence ATGATCGTCGCCGCCCAGCCGGAGGCCGTCGAGGCCGGCGCCGCGATGCTCGAGGCCGGCGGGAACGCGGTCGACGCGGCCATCGCCTGCGCGTTCGTGCAGACCGTGGTCGACCCGCTGATGTGCGGCATCGCCGGGTTCGGCAGCCTGGCCGCGTACCTGCCGTCGCGGGACTTCCACGGCTACTACGACTTCCACGCGCCGGCGCCGCGAGCGGCCCGGCCGGACATGTGGGAGTCGCTGGTCGAGGGCGAGGCGCGCGACGGCTTCGGGTTCATCGTGACCGGCCACGTCAACGAGATCGGCTACGAGTCGATCTGCGCGCCGGCGTCGCTGCGAGCGTTCCACACCGCTCACCGGGAGCACGGGACGCTGCCGTGGCGCGAGGTCATGGCTCCCGCCATCGGGTACGCCCGCGACGGGTGGACGGTGCGCCCGGACGTGCACGCCTTCTGGTCCGACCCGGGCGCGTTCGGGCACGTCGCCAACAGCGACCGCGCGTCGTACACCCCGGCCGCCGCGGCGCTCTACCTGCGCCCGGACGGGTCGGCGAAGCGCATCGGCGACGTCGTGGTGAACCGCGACTACGCGGACGTGCTGGCGACGATCGCCCGGCACGGCCCGGACCCGTTCTACACCGGCGACCTGGCCCGGGCGATGGTCGACGACATCGCCGCGGGCGGCGGCCACCTGAGCCTCGACGACCTCGCCGGCGTCACCGTCCGGCGGGGCGAGCCGCTCTGGACGACCTACCGCGCCTGGTCGGTGGCGACGAACCGCCCGCCCGGCGGCGGCGTGCAGCTCGTCCAGATGCTCAACGTCCTCGAGAACTTCGACCTCACGGCGCTGGGCCACAACAGCCCGGAGTACGTGCGCGTCGTCAGCGAGGCCATGAAGAAGGCGACCGCCGACAAGGACCGCCACGTCGGCGACCCCGACTTCGTCGACGTGCCGCTGGACCGGCTGACGTCGAAGGGCTACGCGCGCGACGCCGCGGCGCGGATCGGGGCCGGCGAGAGGTTCTCCGTGCCACGGCACCAGGGACCGGCCGAAGGTCCCGACACCACTCACCTCTCCGTGATCGACGCCGACGGGAACTGCGTCGCCATGACGCACTCGCTGGGCCTGCCGTCGGGGGTGGTCAGCCCGGGGCTGGGCTTCATGTACAACGGCTGCATGTCCAGCTTCGACCCCCGGCCCGGCCGGGCCGCGTCGATCGCGCCGGGCAAGGCCCGGTTCAGCTCCGTGTGCCCGTCGATGGTGTTCGACGAGGAGGGCCCGATGCTGGTGATCGGGGCTCCGGGCGGCACGCAGATCGCCATGGGCGTCCTCCAGGCAACGCTGAACGTGCTCGACTTCGGCGTTCCGGTCGGCGAGGCGGTCGGGCTGCCGCGGTTCTCGGCCACCAGCGACGTCATCGACGTCGTCAACCGCGTCCCGCGCGCCGTCCAGACCGCCCTCGAGGAGCGCGGGTACGAGGTGGTGCGCAGCCCGCGCAGCCACGCCTTCGGCCTCGTCCACGGGCTGGCCCGGCAGGACGGACGGTGGCGCGGCGGCGCCGACCCCGGCGGCGACGGCATGGCCCTGGAGGTGACCTCCCGGCCGAGGAGCCATGTGCGTCGCAGCGAGGCGCAAGGACTCACCTGA
- a CDS encoding DUF885 domain-containing protein produces MDTEPRPLAELSAGLYEALAAADPFVATLIHGIPGLDGEVPDLGESAQLASAERLLDLVARAERIPADALDDHDRVTRDVLIHVARSEAVPYEDRHAEFAVSGYASPSALLFTALTNVSVATPDEQQRYLRRLHGVPGYLGQARDRALDGVAAGRVPTRRGVEQTAERLDAYLRGRAEDDLIAGMVAGSAVEDEVRGLVAESIRPALAALQETLSGPVLAAARPDERSGLLHVPGGDEMYARAVAAHTTTTRSPDEIHRLGLDLCEALRDEYAELGQRVFGTGDFDAIVDRLRHDPELRYSSAEDILADARAAVARAETALPDWFGRAPSASCAVVPMNEVLAPAAVLGEYLPSSGDGSRPGRYNVNTHAPRTRTRYEYETLAFHEGVPGHHLQFGLAQELTELPAFRRYLYVAAFGEGWGLYAERLADEMGLYSGDLYRFGMLSFDSWRACRLVVDTGLHHHGWTRQQAIDFMLANSALTPGNVANEVDRYIAWPGQALAYMTGRLEIERLRRTARERLGAAFDIRAFHDTVLGNGAVPMTVLSGAVERWIGAQPPS; encoded by the coding sequence ATGGATACTGAGCCCCGACCCCTCGCCGAGCTGTCCGCCGGCCTCTACGAGGCGCTGGCGGCGGCCGATCCGTTCGTGGCGACGCTCATCCACGGCATCCCCGGGCTCGACGGCGAGGTGCCCGATCTCGGCGAGTCCGCCCAGCTCGCGTCGGCCGAGCGCCTCCTGGACCTGGTGGCGCGCGCGGAGCGGATCCCGGCGGACGCGCTCGACGACCACGACCGGGTGACGCGGGACGTGCTGATCCACGTCGCGCGGTCCGAGGCCGTGCCGTACGAGGACCGGCACGCGGAATTCGCCGTCTCCGGCTACGCCTCCCCCAGCGCCCTGCTGTTCACCGCGCTGACCAACGTCTCGGTCGCCACGCCGGACGAGCAGCAGCGCTACCTGCGCCGCCTGCACGGCGTCCCCGGCTACCTCGGCCAGGCCCGGGACCGGGCGCTGGACGGCGTGGCGGCCGGCCGGGTGCCGACCCGCCGCGGAGTCGAGCAGACCGCCGAACGGCTGGACGCTTACCTGCGCGGCCGCGCCGAGGACGACCTCATCGCCGGCATGGTGGCCGGCTCCGCCGTCGAGGACGAGGTCCGCGGTCTGGTGGCGGAGTCCATCCGGCCGGCGCTGGCGGCGCTGCAGGAGACGCTCTCGGGACCGGTGCTCGCGGCGGCCCGGCCGGACGAGCGCAGCGGGCTGCTGCACGTGCCCGGCGGCGACGAGATGTACGCGCGCGCCGTCGCGGCGCACACGACCACGACGCGCTCGCCGGACGAGATCCACCGGCTCGGCCTGGACCTGTGCGAGGCCTTGCGCGACGAGTACGCCGAGCTGGGGCAGCGGGTCTTCGGCACCGGCGACTTCGATGCGATCGTCGACCGGCTACGGCACGATCCGGAGCTGCGCTACTCCTCCGCCGAGGACATCCTGGCCGACGCGCGGGCGGCGGTGGCCCGGGCCGAGACTGCACTGCCGGACTGGTTCGGCCGCGCCCCGTCGGCGTCGTGCGCGGTGGTGCCGATGAACGAGGTGCTGGCCCCGGCCGCGGTGCTCGGCGAGTACCTGCCCTCGTCGGGCGACGGCAGCCGTCCGGGCCGCTACAACGTCAACACCCACGCGCCGCGCACGCGGACCCGGTACGAGTACGAGACGCTGGCGTTCCACGAGGGCGTGCCCGGCCACCACCTGCAGTTCGGGCTCGCGCAGGAGCTCACCGAGCTGCCGGCCTTCCGCCGCTACCTGTACGTCGCGGCCTTCGGCGAGGGCTGGGGCCTCTACGCCGAGCGGCTGGCCGACGAGATGGGGCTCTACTCCGGCGACCTGTACCGGTTCGGCATGCTCTCGTTCGACTCCTGGCGGGCCTGCCGCCTCGTCGTCGACACCGGCCTGCACCACCACGGCTGGACGCGGCAGCAGGCCATCGACTTCATGCTCGCCAACAGCGCCCTCACCCCCGGGAACGTCGCCAACGAGGTCGACCGCTACATCGCCTGGCCCGGCCAGGCCCTGGCCTACATGACCGGCCGCCTCGAGATCGAGCGGCTGCGGCGGACGGCGCGCGAACGCCTCGGCGCCGCCTTCGACATCCGCGCCTTCCACGACACCGTCCTCGGCAACGGAGCGGTGCCCATGACGGTGCTGTCCGGCGCCGTGGAACGCTGGATCGGCGCCCAGCCACCATCGTGA
- a CDS encoding hotdog domain-containing protein, with translation MIRLRLSPGDARYAGNLVPGSKAMEIFADLETELALKEGGDEGLCAAYDSVEFLAPLRVGDYVEGIARVTRRGNRSRTIEARIFKVLGVDEEGALVSTDPVLAATAVATIVVGTNSGVGVA, from the coding sequence ATGATCCGACTTCGCTTGTCGCCCGGCGATGCGCGGTATGCCGGGAACCTGGTCCCGGGGTCGAAGGCGATGGAGATCTTCGCCGACCTCGAGACCGAGCTCGCCCTCAAGGAAGGGGGCGACGAGGGGCTCTGCGCGGCCTACGACTCGGTCGAGTTCCTCGCGCCGCTGCGGGTGGGCGACTACGTCGAGGGCATCGCGAGGGTGACCCGGCGCGGGAACCGCAGCCGCACCATCGAGGCCCGGATCTTCAAGGTCCTCGGCGTCGACGAGGAGGGCGCGCTCGTCAGCACCGACCCGGTGCTGGCGGCCACCGCCGTGGCGACGATCGTCGTGGGCACGAACTCCGGCGTGGGCGTTGCCTGA
- a CDS encoding class I adenylate-forming enzyme family protein has protein sequence MIAHPDTVVAWIEAVVRAHAGRPALIHDGVTWSYRDLWSRAEDAARRLLAGGLRPGDTVGLLGANEPAYIVNYLGIARAGGTAVPVNDRLDGATVRILLASVDATRVFVGRVDAAVRDELAETFHLLPMDAGDPVQRRGRLPVVRPGTPAAIMLTSGSTGRPKGVVHTQSTMLHATQQLTSAFPFRSDDRSVVFLPLYACIPEQVLPVLCTGGALEILPRFDIERVAEACTRATTFDAVPTILSRLIEHAPREKLARLRWVLFASEHMPVTLLHRWWDELPGVETHQLYGMTEVLPLSAAPHPLLRREPSTIGRAFPTTRLSVDDGGELIGASPAQMVGYYKDEVATKAALGPDGAMRTGDLGRIDERGLVFLTGRSKDIIISGGINIAPAEIEAVAARHPSVERAVVVGVPSERWGETPVVVAVPRPGRALTADDLLSHCRSLLSSYKRPTGAGLIDALPTTGIGKTAKDTVRKMIVDGKINVVRV, from the coding sequence GTGATCGCCCACCCCGACACGGTCGTCGCGTGGATCGAGGCGGTGGTGCGTGCCCACGCCGGCCGCCCGGCGCTGATCCACGACGGCGTCACCTGGAGCTACCGGGACCTGTGGTCGCGCGCGGAGGACGCCGCCCGGCGCCTGCTGGCCGGCGGCCTGCGGCCCGGCGACACGGTCGGTCTCCTGGGCGCCAACGAACCGGCGTACATCGTCAACTACCTCGGGATCGCCCGGGCGGGCGGTACCGCGGTTCCGGTCAACGACCGGCTCGACGGCGCGACGGTGCGCATCCTGCTCGCCTCGGTCGACGCCACGCGCGTGTTCGTCGGCCGGGTCGACGCCGCCGTCCGCGACGAGCTCGCCGAGACGTTCCACCTGCTCCCCATGGACGCCGGCGACCCGGTGCAGCGCCGCGGCCGGCTGCCGGTCGTGCGACCGGGGACGCCGGCCGCGATCATGCTGACCAGCGGCTCGACCGGACGGCCGAAAGGGGTCGTGCACACCCAGAGCACCATGCTGCACGCGACCCAGCAGCTGACCTCGGCGTTCCCGTTCCGCTCCGACGACCGGTCGGTGGTCTTCCTCCCGCTCTACGCGTGCATCCCGGAGCAGGTGCTGCCGGTGCTGTGCACCGGCGGCGCGCTGGAGATCCTGCCGCGATTCGACATCGAGCGCGTCGCCGAGGCGTGCACCAGGGCGACGACGTTCGACGCGGTGCCGACGATCCTGAGCCGGCTGATCGAGCACGCACCCCGGGAGAAGCTCGCCCGCCTGCGGTGGGTGCTGTTCGCCTCGGAGCACATGCCGGTCACGCTCCTGCACCGCTGGTGGGACGAGCTGCCCGGCGTCGAGACGCACCAGCTCTACGGGATGACGGAGGTGCTGCCGCTGTCGGCGGCGCCGCACCCGCTGCTGCGCCGGGAGCCGTCGACCATCGGGCGGGCGTTCCCGACGACGCGGCTGAGCGTCGACGACGGCGGCGAGCTGATCGGCGCCAGCCCGGCGCAGATGGTGGGGTACTACAAGGACGAGGTCGCCACGAAGGCGGCGCTCGGCCCGGACGGCGCCATGCGGACGGGCGACCTCGGTCGCATCGACGAGCGCGGGCTGGTGTTCCTGACCGGCCGCAGCAAGGACATCATCATCTCCGGCGGCATCAACATCGCGCCCGCCGAGATCGAGGCCGTCGCCGCCCGGCATCCGTCGGTCGAACGGGCCGTCGTCGTGGGCGTCCCGAGCGAGCGCTGGGGCGAGACCCCGGTCGTCGTCGCCGTGCCCCGCCCGGGCCGGGCGCTCACGGCGGACGATCTGCTGAGCCACTGCCGGTCGCTGCTGTCCAGCTACAAGCGACCCACCGGCGCCGGCCTGATCGACGCCCTCCCGACCACCGGTATCGGCAAGACGGCCAAGGACACGGTGAGGAAGATGATCGTGGATGGGAAGATCAACGTTGTTCGAGTCTGA
- a CDS encoding ArgK/MeaB family GTPase, whose product MFESDQIETLVAKGREGHWAPLARAVTVIENSPPWEVSIPRASRPCHIVGITGPPGAGKSTLTGRLIESFADDGQRVAVLAIDPSSPLSGGAVLGDRVRMETYLNGRPGVFVRSLASRGSHGAVAGSTRNIARLLELSGLFDIVLIETVGAGQTEVAIVEVADTVLLVTVPGLGDAVQTIKAGLMEVADAFIVNMADRPGASETARHLRLAAGRVDAVYKTVAIEGTGVDQVRDGMYARWKSLLADGQLETRRLEKWGSDAALVAEAWVADCAGGLALDPHATMQDSVDTILKEASRRWSR is encoded by the coding sequence TTGTTCGAGTCTGACCAGATCGAGACGCTGGTGGCCAAGGGCCGCGAGGGCCACTGGGCCCCGCTCGCCCGGGCGGTCACCGTGATCGAGAACAGCCCGCCCTGGGAGGTCTCCATCCCGCGGGCGTCCCGGCCCTGCCACATCGTGGGCATCACCGGGCCGCCCGGCGCCGGAAAGAGCACCCTCACCGGCCGCCTCATCGAGTCCTTCGCCGACGACGGCCAGCGGGTCGCCGTCCTGGCGATCGACCCGTCCAGCCCGCTCAGCGGCGGCGCCGTGCTCGGCGACCGGGTGCGGATGGAGACCTACCTGAACGGCCGGCCCGGCGTGTTCGTGCGCAGCCTGGCCAGCCGCGGATCGCACGGCGCCGTGGCGGGGTCCACCCGGAACATCGCCCGGCTCCTGGAGCTGTCCGGCCTGTTCGACATCGTGCTGATCGAGACGGTGGGCGCGGGTCAGACGGAGGTCGCCATCGTCGAGGTCGCCGACACCGTGCTGCTGGTGACGGTCCCGGGGCTCGGCGACGCCGTGCAGACGATCAAGGCGGGCCTCATGGAGGTCGCCGACGCCTTCATCGTCAACATGGCCGACCGGCCCGGCGCCTCGGAGACGGCCCGGCACCTGCGCCTGGCCGCCGGCCGGGTGGACGCCGTCTACAAGACCGTGGCCATCGAGGGCACCGGGGTCGACCAGGTGCGCGACGGCATGTACGCGCGGTGGAAGTCGCTGCTCGCGGACGGGCAGCTGGAGACCCGGCGCCTGGAGAAGTGGGGGTCCGACGCGGCGCTGGTGGCCGAGGCCTGGGTGGCCGACTGCGCCGGCGGGCTGGCCCTGGACCCGCACGCGACCATGCAGGACTCCGTGGACACGATCTTGAAGGAGGCGTCACGCCGATGGAGCCGATGA
- a CDS encoding methylmalonyl-CoA mutase family protein: MNEDDKRWDERVEAWTTGRVAADYQRIPPRRSEYTTLSGAPVKDVYTHADVRHLDPAEDIGLPGEYPYTRGVHATMYRGRPWTIRQVAGFGQAEDTNNRYKYLLKTGQTGLSTDFDLPTLLGYDSDHEVYRREVGRIGVAVDTVVDMHALFDGIPLDQISTSMTINPSAAVVLAMYRVVADERGIPGRVLTGTTQNDILKEYIAQNEFIFPPLPSVQLVVDTMEYGADVMPRFNPLNVCGYHIRDAGSTAVEEVGLTISNALCYLEHAVERGIDVDRLAPRVSFFWDVHNNFFEEAAKLRAARRLWARLMRERLGAKDPRSWLMRAHCQTAGVSLTAQQPYNNVARTAIQAMAAILGGTQSLHTNSLDEALSIPSESAIKIAVRTQAIILHETGVADVVDPLAGSYYVESLTSQIEEDALALIERIDAMGGMIEAVQSGYAVQLISDSAWEQQVKVESNDTITVGVNDYVDEDETQDIEIDRPVPGVMERQLARLAEVKRSREDRQVTAALRAIEKAAPDLHHNLMPLIEDAVRARATVGEICDVLRGVWGHHQPSTVF; the protein is encoded by the coding sequence ATGAACGAGGACGACAAGCGCTGGGACGAGCGAGTCGAGGCATGGACGACCGGACGGGTCGCCGCCGACTATCAGCGGATCCCGCCGCGGCGCTCGGAGTACACGACCCTGTCCGGGGCGCCGGTCAAGGACGTCTACACCCACGCCGACGTCCGGCACCTGGACCCGGCCGAGGACATCGGGCTCCCCGGCGAGTACCCGTACACCCGTGGCGTGCACGCCACGATGTACCGCGGCCGGCCGTGGACGATCCGGCAGGTGGCCGGCTTCGGCCAGGCCGAGGACACCAACAACCGCTACAAGTACCTGCTCAAGACCGGCCAGACCGGTCTCTCGACCGACTTCGACCTGCCGACGCTGCTGGGCTACGACTCCGACCACGAGGTGTACCGGCGCGAGGTCGGCCGCATCGGCGTCGCCGTCGACACCGTCGTCGACATGCACGCGCTGTTCGACGGCATCCCGCTCGACCAGATCTCCACGTCGATGACGATCAACCCGTCGGCCGCCGTCGTGCTGGCCATGTACCGGGTGGTGGCCGACGAGCGGGGCATCCCGGGTCGCGTGCTCACCGGGACCACCCAGAACGACATCCTCAAGGAGTACATCGCCCAGAACGAGTTCATCTTCCCGCCGCTGCCGTCGGTGCAGCTGGTGGTCGACACGATGGAGTACGGCGCGGACGTGATGCCGCGGTTCAACCCGCTCAACGTCTGCGGCTACCACATCAGGGACGCCGGCTCGACGGCCGTCGAAGAGGTCGGCCTCACCATCAGCAACGCGCTGTGCTACCTCGAGCACGCGGTCGAGCGCGGCATCGACGTCGACCGGCTGGCGCCGCGGGTGTCGTTCTTCTGGGACGTGCACAACAACTTCTTCGAGGAGGCGGCGAAGCTGCGCGCGGCCCGCCGGCTGTGGGCGCGGCTCATGCGCGAGCGGCTGGGCGCCAAGGATCCCCGGTCGTGGCTGATGCGGGCGCACTGCCAGACCGCCGGCGTCTCCCTCACCGCGCAGCAGCCGTACAACAACGTCGCCCGGACCGCGATCCAGGCGATGGCCGCCATCCTGGGCGGCACCCAGTCGCTGCACACGAACTCCCTCGACGAGGCGCTGTCGATCCCGTCGGAGAGCGCGATCAAGATCGCCGTCCGCACCCAGGCGATCATCCTGCACGAGACCGGCGTCGCCGACGTCGTCGATCCGCTCGCCGGGTCGTACTACGTGGAGTCGCTCACCTCCCAGATCGAGGAGGACGCGCTCGCGCTGATCGAGCGGATCGACGCGATGGGCGGCATGATCGAGGCGGTCCAGTCGGGCTACGCGGTCCAGCTGATCTCCGACTCCGCCTGGGAGCAGCAGGTCAAGGTCGAGAGCAACGACACCATCACCGTCGGCGTGAACGACTACGTCGACGAGGACGAGACCCAGGACATCGAGATCGACCGTCCGGTGCCCGGCGTGATGGAACGCCAGCTGGCGCGGCTCGCCGAGGTGAAGCGGTCCCGCGAGGACCGGCAGGTGACCGCGGCACTGCGCGCCATCGAGAAGGCCGCCCCCGACCTGCACCACAACCTGATGCCGCTGATCGAGGACGCCGTGCGCGCACGGGCCACGGTCGGCGAGATCTGCGACGTGCTGCGCGGCGTGTGGGGCCACCACCAGCCGTCGACCGTGTTCTAG
- a CDS encoding cobalamin B12-binding domain-containing protein: MTSATAGLPPLKVVIAKPGLDGHDRGAKVVARALRDSGMEVVYTGIYQSPESILRAVVQEDADVLGLSSLSGAHLEYARDLCALLKENDRQDVLFVVGGTIPPEDADTLKGYGVHEVFGPGTPTAELVEYISSNARQARLA, translated from the coding sequence ATGACATCCGCCACCGCTGGACTGCCGCCGCTCAAGGTGGTGATCGCCAAGCCCGGGCTCGACGGGCACGACCGCGGCGCCAAGGTCGTGGCGCGGGCGTTGCGCGACTCCGGTATGGAAGTCGTCTACACCGGCATCTATCAGAGCCCGGAGTCGATCCTGCGTGCGGTCGTCCAGGAGGACGCCGACGTCCTCGGCCTGTCCAGCCTGTCCGGCGCTCACCTCGAGTACGCCAGGGACCTGTGCGCGCTGCTGAAGGAGAACGACCGCCAGGACGTCCTGTTCGTCGTCGGCGGCACCATCCCGCCCGAGGACGCCGACACGCTCAAGGGCTACGGCGTCCACGAGGTCTTCGGGCCCGGGACGCCGACGGCCGAGCTGGTCGAGTACATCTCCAGCAACGCCCGACAGGCACGGCTGGCGTGA
- a CDS encoding P1 family peptidase: protein MTGRSRDLGIVVGHLPTGRHNAITDVAGVRVGHHTVRAGDGPLVVGEGPVRTGVTVVEPRPQVWRSPVFAGFHRLNGNGEMTGLHWIRENGQLTTAIGLTNTHSVGVVRDAIVARLHRERGDDELYFHLPVVAETYDGLLSDINGQHVTAAHVDAAFDALSAGPVPEGSVGSGTGMICHEFKGGIGTSSRVVGDHTVGVLVQANHGRRGRLRVNGVPIGERIPTDDVASPFDAVVRSARGSGSIIVLIATDAPLLPHQCERLAQRGALAIGRTGGSGENGSGDLLLAFSTGNDGLPRVGLVEPGPDEIPLRMAGNTVINGLFDAVIDATEEAILNAVVAAETSVGRDGITAHALDHDRLRAAYAG from the coding sequence GTGACGGGCCGGTCGCGCGATCTCGGCATCGTGGTCGGTCACCTCCCGACCGGCCGGCACAACGCGATCACCGACGTCGCCGGTGTGCGGGTGGGGCACCACACGGTGCGCGCGGGCGACGGGCCGCTGGTCGTCGGCGAGGGCCCGGTGCGCACCGGGGTCACCGTCGTGGAGCCGCGGCCGCAGGTCTGGCGCTCGCCGGTCTTCGCCGGCTTCCACCGCCTCAACGGCAACGGCGAGATGACCGGGTTGCACTGGATCCGGGAGAACGGGCAGCTCACGACCGCCATCGGCCTGACCAACACCCACTCGGTCGGCGTGGTCCGCGATGCGATCGTCGCCCGGCTGCACCGGGAGCGGGGCGACGACGAGCTCTACTTCCACCTTCCGGTGGTGGCGGAGACCTATGACGGCCTCCTGAGCGACATCAACGGCCAGCACGTGACGGCCGCCCACGTCGACGCGGCCTTCGACGCGCTGTCCGCGGGGCCGGTGCCCGAGGGCTCGGTCGGCAGCGGCACGGGCATGATCTGTCACGAGTTCAAGGGCGGCATCGGCACGTCGTCGCGGGTCGTCGGCGACCACACCGTCGGCGTCCTCGTGCAGGCCAATCACGGCCGGCGCGGGCGGCTGCGGGTGAACGGCGTGCCGATCGGCGAGCGGATCCCCACCGACGACGTCGCGTCGCCGTTCGACGCGGTGGTGCGCTCGGCCCGGGGCAGCGGGTCGATCATCGTGCTGATCGCGACGGACGCGCCGCTGCTGCCACACCAGTGCGAACGGCTGGCCCAGCGCGGCGCGCTGGCCATCGGGCGGACCGGCGGGTCCGGCGAGAACGGCAGCGGCGACCTGCTCCTGGCGTTCTCCACCGGGAACGACGGCCTGCCCCGGGTCGGCCTGGTGGAACCGGGCCCGGACGAGATCCCGCTGCGCATGGCCGGCAACACCGTGATCAACGGCCTGTTCGACGCGGTCATCGACGCCACCGAGGAGGCGATCCTCAACGCCGTGGTGGCCGCGGAGACCAGTGTCGGACGCGACGGGATCACCGCGCACGCGCTGGACCACGACCGCCTGCGCGCGGCCTACGCCGGATGA